The nucleotide sequence ACTGAAAACTGCTATCGTAGTTTTACCTAGTTCTTTTATAAATCTTTTGAGCAAAGCTCTCATTTCTACATGAAGCTTTCTATCCAACTGACTCAGTGGTTCATCAAGGAGCAACAATCTGCAATCGTGTAATTTCTCTCTCCCAAAGGCGATCAACTGCTTCATACCTTCAGGCAATTCATCGGGCTTTAATTCTAAATAATTTGGTAAACCATCTAACTCTTCTGCCGCTTTTATTGCTATCTTATACACTTCTTTTTTCTTTTTTCCACCAATGTACAAAGGGAAACCCAAATTCAATTTCGTATCTAAATGAGGAAAAATGGCATAGTTTTGAAAGACAAAACCGACCTTCCTGTCTCTTGGGGAATACTTCTCTATCCTCTCGTCTCCAAAGATAATTGCTCCAGATTCAGTTTTATTCAAACCCGCAAGGGTTCTTAATAATACCGTCTTACCTGAACCTGAAGGCCCTAAAATAGATAAAACTTCTCCAACTGGTAATTCAAAAGAGATATTTTTTAGCCTGAATTCACCTACTTGGGAATTAAGATTTTCCACCTTTAAAGAAACATCATTGGTTACTTCAACCATTATTTTTCACCTCCTTTGCCAAGTAATAGTGCAAAGATTGAGGTTACTTTACAATTACAGTACAAATACTTCGGAACAAATCAGTCTATTACAACTCTTTCCATAACTCTTTTAGCTCTTCTATGGTTATTTCCAACAAGTTATCTCCTATGTAATCTATCGACTTCTCATTGGCTTTTCTTATTTTCTCTTTTATTTCTTCAGTTAATTGGTTACCGAACCTTTTGCTTAATATTCTAATTGCAAAATCTTTTTCACCTTCAAGTTTTCAATTTCTTTCACCTTCAAGTTTACCTTCATTCTTCAACTTTTCTGCTATCGTCATTATCAATTCACCCCTTTCATCCATTACCTTTTTTGCTACTTCTTTTACCTTTTCTATGTTTATATCGTCCCTTGTATACATTAAATACAACATACAAGATTCAAATAATTCATTAAACGTCTTTTTGTCTTTTATCCCAATAAGAAATTCAAATGCCCTTCTTAATTCTTCATCAAACTTTTCTCCTGTTTTTACTCTTGCCACTCTTGTCGTTTGTAATATCGCCTTTAAATTTGCTAACCCTACTATTCCTAATTTTTCTTCCGGTGAGAAATCGTATATCTCATATTGGTAAGTAGGTATGTATTGTTTCATTATTTCCGGTAGCTCTTCTATTCCTTCTATGAGATTTATTAACTTGGTCTTTATATTCCACTTGTTTTCTCCATTGTATATTACTAGTGGTATTATTATAGGTAATTTGTTCGTTTTAGTGTTGTATTTTTCTTCCCATATTCTGAGTATGTATTTTAAAAGTTGTAGAAGTACACGCGGATCATTGTAGCTTTTGTGTTCAAAGAGAATGTATATGTATCCATCTTTTCCATTTATTCTCGTTTTGTACAACATGTCTGAGTGGCTTTCTTTTAAATCTTCATCCACATAGCTTTTGTCTTCTTTGGTTAAATAATTTAAGTCTAGTACTTTGGTAATCTCAGAAGGTAAATAGTTTTCTAAGAAATTTTGAGCTATTTTTTTGTTACCAAAATGTTTTTTGAAGAAAGCATCGTGTGGATTGTTTAATTCACTCATCTTTTGCCTCGCTTTATGCGATAGATTTTGTTTTGTTCAAAATTAATTATACCATTTATTTGTTTAACTATACTAATGATTGTAGAAATTTTGACAAATTGCCTTTTATAACTTGACTTTTACTTAATACTAAACTAGAATATAAATAATGAGTGTAATTTTATCAAATATTGTTTTTGGAGGAAAAGATGGAAAATAACGGTTTTAAAAGTGGTTTCGTCGCCTTGGCTGGAAAGCCTAACGTAGGAAAATCAACATTGATAAACGCTTTGATGGGCCAAAAAGTGGTTATCGTTTCTGACAAGCCACAAACCACAAGAAATAGAGTAAACTGCATATTAACGGAAGATCATTATCAAATAGTTTTTGTCGACACACCTGGTATTCACAAACCTATAAGAAAAATCGGGGAATACATGGTCAATATCGCAATAAATGCATTGAAAGGTGTTGACCTAATACTTTTTATAATCGATGCAAAGGATGGTTTAAGAAATTCAGATTTAAGAGTTGCTGAAATAGTCGATAAATCAAAAATTCCTACCATTCTTCTTGTGAACAAAGTTGACCTAGTAAAAGATAAAGAGAAAATTAACTTGATGACAGAAAAAATAAAAAGTTTATGTTCAAATATAGTTACAACCATTGAAATTTCGGCCTTAACGGGTAAAAATCTTTCTGAATTAAAACAAAGTATTATAGATTTATTACCTGAAGGTCCACAGTACTACCCAGAAGATATGATCACCGATAAACCGTCAAGGTTCATCATTTCTGAGTTAATTCGGGAAAAAATCTTTCATTTAACAAAGGAAGAGATCCCTCATTCAAGCGGTGTAGTTATAGAAGAACTGAAAGAAAGAGAGAACGGCGTTTTGTACGTAAGAGCAGAAATTTATGTTGAAAAGAAAAGTCAGAAACCTATTATAATAGGTAAAAACGGAAGTATGATTAAAAAGATCGGCCAATTGGCAAGGCAAGACATCGAAGAACTTTTTGAAAGAAAAGTCTACCTTGATCTTTACGTAAAGGTTCGTGACAAATGGAGAGACGACAAAAACATTTTAAATAACATTATGGAATACAAAGTAGAAGAAATAAAAGATTGAAAATAGACTGCTATATGCAATTTAATCAATTCTAAAAGCCTTGTCAGCTTCTATAATTTCCTTCGCAACATCAACTAACTTTTTGTTGGAATTTCTACTCTTTTTTTGCAAAAATTTCATAGATTCTTCTTCGTTTAATTGTAATCTTTCCATTATGATACCTTTGGCTTTTTCTATTAATTTTCTTGATTCCAAAGTTTCTTTGGTTACTTCTAATTCATTTTTTAAATTTTTAATATCCTCAAATCTAGAAAGAGCTATTTCAATCGCGGCTTTCAAATCAGATTCGTCTATGGGCTTTATTAAGTACCCTAAGACTCCCAGATTTTTTGCTTTATCTATCAATTCTTCATCATCGTAACCGCTTACAATCAATGTGGGAATAAAAACCTTCTGGCTTATCCTTCTTAATGCCTCCAAACCATCCATAACAGGTAGATTGATATCAGCTATTATCAATTCAGGCTTTTTTTCTAAAGCTAATTTGACCAACTCTTTACCGTTTGTAGCTTCTCCTACTACTTTACATCCTAAATTTTCTAAGTTACTTTTTAACCCCATTAAAATTAGGTATTCATCCTCAGCAATCAGTATCTTCAAGTCCTTCATGGTTTAACCCCCAACATCTTCAAATTTTCTCCATTTCTTCAACGGAACTATTCGTACTAATTTGTTTTACTGGGATTTCAATTCGTACTTTGGCACCATTAGCACTTTCTACATATATCTCCCCATTTAGCTGTTTAGTAATTATAGAATATACGATTGATAAACCAAGCCCCTGGTTTTTTTGAATATCGAAACTTTGTGGTAATCCTACTCCATTATCCGAAATCTCCAGCTTTATTGTTTCGTTCTCGAATTTTGAAATAATAGTTATCTCACCATTTTCTTTACCAACAAAAGCATACTTTAGACTGTTAGTAATCAACTCGTTCACCACCAAAGCTATCGCAGAGGCCTTGCTATATGAAACGAAAATATCGTCCAATTCAAAGTTAAATCTAATCTCTTCTCTTGTACTGCTCATAAATTTGACTATCTTAATTATCATCTCTTTGAGATTGATAATACTTCTACCTAATTTATCTTTTGACAACAAATCATGCACTGCGGCAATACTTTTTATCTTCGACATTAAATCATCGAGCATCTCTACTACATCTTTCCTTGAATCTTTTTTATTGGACATTTTATACAAAGACATCAAACTAATTATGGACTGAAGATTATTCTTTATTCGATGATGACTCTCTTGTAACAATACAGAACTTCCAACTAACCTTGTGTCATGAATTGCTAACGCAGCTTGATGAGCTATAGTTTCTAAATACTTTATCTCTTCTTCGGAATATAGGTATACTTCTTTGTAATAAATATGGATTATACCACTCAATCTTGATCTTATGTACAAAGGGACACATATGAAACTACAGATATCTTTGTTGATTTTAAAGAATTTTTCGAAACCTTTATCTCTTTTTGAAAAATAATAAACTTTTTCATCGCCAATCAAATTTAAAATTTCTGATTCATTCGGTTCAACTTCCACATTCTTGTTTCGTTTGTAAAAAGCTTTATCTATTATTGCGTTTGTGTCCTCATCCATCAAAGATATTCCACATGCCTCTGCTTTCATAGCCTTTGCAGCATTTTTTGCAAGCAGATTCATAAGATCATCTAGCTCATATTCTGATGTTAAGTATTCTGCAGCTTCGAAAACCGATTCAATTAGTTGACTTTCTTCAGGATTTACATTATTGTCATCAGAGTTAATTCCCATAATCTTATTTATCAATTTTTTAGGATTATTTTTTACCTCTTGGGAGTCCAAAATTTCCGCAATCTCACCTTCATTCAATATTGCGATCTTATCAGCGATTCTCAAGGCATCTTCCCATTGTTTAGTTATGTAGATTACACTTTTACCTTCTTTTTTGTGTGTTCTTATCATATTGTGGAGATTCATCAAAGAACTTAAAGAAATATTCTCAGCTGGTTCGTATAAAATCACAACATCTGGATTTACAGAAAAAGCTCTTACAAACGCCAAATTTTTCTTTTCTTCTAACGTGAGATCTCCTACTTTCATATATGGTGATAAGTTCAAATTATACTTTTTTAAAATTTCCTCCACTACTTTCTGGGTTTTTCTTTTAAAATAAAAAATCGATAGTTTTTTCTTATAAGAAGTATCTAAAAACAAATTCTCTGAAACAGAGAGATTCTCTAATAACCTAGGTTTTTGATTAATAATTTCAATCTTATTTTTCTTTAGATCATACAGATTGAAAGGAACAAGTTGTCTCATATGAAACAATTTCCCTTCTGCAGGTAACTTACCAATTAATCCATTGATAATGGCATTCTTACCTGAGCCTTCTTGACCAACAATGGTTATAACTTCCCCTTTTTGTACTTCTAAGGAGAAATTTTTTAAGAGTTCAGTGTCTTGATCTTTTACACGAAAATTCTGAATTTCAAACAAATTTGACATAACAATTCCCTCTAAAATCAAAAAATCTTTATTAGTTAATTTTACCAAATTTATATAAATTAAGAAAATCTAAGATTTTTTAACTTAATCAAAAATAAATGACTTAGAATAACTCTAATCGGATCTAATCGCCCCTAATCGATGTTGACATAAAAATGAAAATATGATTAAATGTTTTCAGAAAGTCATCCTCAAGGGTGGGATGATAATATTCAATAAAAAATTTAATAATATGAGGTCATGAATGCCTTAGTATATTGAATTATATACTAAGGCATTTTTTGTTTGATAGGTACCTATAGTCACTTTGTAACAACAAAATTTACAGGAGGTGTTTTTATGAAACGTTTTTTGGTAGTTTTGGTATTGTTAGTGAGTTTATTTGCATTCTCTGAAACCTTTTTACTTTCACCAAAGTCTATGAACAACCCCTATTGGTTTGCAGTAGAAAACGGTATGAAAGACGCAGCAGAAGCCTTAGGAGTTGAAGCAATATTTGATGCTCCTATAGAAGCTGATGCAGCAGAACAAGCCCAAAAGATACAAACCTATATTATTCGTGGTGTGGATGGTATTGGTATATCTCCCAATAATCCAGAAGCTATTAAATTTGTCATTCAACAAGCTTTGAACAGGGATATTCCAGTAGTAACTTTTGATTCTGATTCACCAGATAGTGGTAGATATGTATATTTGGGAACTAACAATTACAATGCAGGATATGCTGCTGGTGAACTTATGGGACAACTTATCGACCAATACAAACCTGATAAAACTACTTTGAATTTTGCTATTTTAACAGGGGGGTTGGCAGCAGTTAATTTGAACGAAAGAATCGCAGGATTCAAAGATGCCATGGAAGAATACTCCCAAAAAACAGGAAAAGAAATCGTTTATGTTGCAGATCCTTTCCCATGTAACGACGATACCGCTGTAGCTGTTCAAGTTTTAACAGATGTTACCAGACGTTATCCAAATTTAGATGGTTGGTTCACTTCTGGCGGATGGCACTTGTTTGCTCCAGTGGATACGGTTATTAAAGCCTTAGGTGGAGTGGAAAAGGCAGAATCACTCTTAACAATTGGTTTTGACACTTTACCACCAGAATTGGAACTCGTAAAAGCAGGTGCCTGGAAGGGACTGGTTGGTCAAAGGCCATACGACATGGGATATTTATCTCTAGCTGTTTTATACAATATGTCGAAATTAGGTGTAGATAAAACACTACAATTATTACCAAAAGTTACAAATGAAGATGGTTCAGTTGATTACATTATAGATACGGGAGTCGATATTGTAACCTCAGAAAATGTTGATGAATTCTTTGAATTTGCCACTGAAGTTTATACTAAAAGATAGATAAACTTTCTTAAGCGATGGGACCTTCTTATTCCCATCGCTTTTAATCAATAAAAATTTTAAAAATACCTAAGCATTTACAAAGGAGGAAAAAAAATTGGAGACGTTAAAAAAAATTTTTGCTATAAGAGAATTCACTATATTCTTGGTTTTAATTGCTCTGATGCTTTTCTTGGGAATAACTGCACCAGGGTTTTTATCGGTTGATAACCTTTTCAGTATCATTTTAAATGTGACATTTATTGGGGTTATGGCTTGCGGTATGACAATGGTAATTATCACTGGTGGAATAGACCTTTCTGTTGGCTCTATTTTAGGTTTATCTGGAGTTGTGATGGGGTTACTCATGCATGATTTAGGTTTAAATCCTGTCCTGAGTATTTTGGTAGGCTTATTAGTTGGAATGGCTGCTGGATTAACAAACGGACTTCTCATTACCAAAGTTAAAATTCCACCGTTTATAAGTACTCTAGGTATGCTCAGTATAGCAAGGGGTTTAGCATATGTATTAAGTGAAGGCTGGCCAATATCTCCTTTTCCAAAGTCATTTACTTCTCAAGGTCAAGGTATGGTTGGACCTGTTCCTGTTCCTGTATTATACTTCGCTGGAGTTGCCATTATCGCTTATATATTTCTACGATACACTATCGTTGGAAGAAGAATATATGCAACTGGTGGTAATTTAGAAGCATCAAAATTGGTTGGAATTAAAACTGATAGAATATTGATAATGGTTTATGTAATTAATGGGTTGTTGGCAGCATTTGCTGGATTTTTAATGACAGCATGGTTGGGAGTAGCTCAAGCAAATGCTGGTCAAAGTTATGAATTAGATGTTATTGCCGCAACTGTTATAGGAGGTACGAGTCTACAAGGTGGAGAAGGAACTATCTTAGGAACCGTGATTGGTGCTATCATCATGGGTGTACTGAGAAACGGGTTGATCCTTTTAGGTGTGTCTTCTTTCTGGCAACAAGTTGCCATCGGTGCAGTAATCATTATCGCCGTAGCCTTCGATCAACTTAGAGGGGGGAAAGAAGGATGAACCCTGTCTTAAAAGTAGTTGATATTTCTAAAGAATTCCCTGGTGTAAAAGCTTTAGATCAAGTAAGTATTGACTTTTATCCTGGGGAAGTTCATGCCATCGTGGGAGAAAACGGTGCGGGAAAGTCCACATTGATGAAAATCATAGCAGGCGTTTATAAACAAAATGCAGGCAAAATAATTTTTAAGGGCAAAGAAAGATATTGGAAACATCCTTCAGAAGCTATTGAAGAAGGAATTGTTACTATCTTTCAAGAATTGTCAGTCATGGATAATTTATCTGTCTCAGAAAATCTGTTTTTAGGCTCTGAACCAAAAAGAGGACCTTTTCTTAACTATGGTAAACTATACAAATCTGCAAAGGAGTTCTTAAAGGAGTTTGATCTGAACATAAATCCTAATGACAAATTAAAAAAATTCACGATTGGTGTTCAACAAATGATTGAGATTGCAAGGGCTACCTACAAAGAATCTAAAGTTATTATAATGGATGAACCTACCTCTTCCCTCACGCAGAATGAGGTTGCAAAATTGTTCGAAGTTATAAGAAATTTGAAACAAAAAGGTGTGTCAATTATATTTGTCTCCCATAGGTTAGAAGAAATATTCGAAATAGCTGATAAAGTTTCTGTTTTAAGGGATGGAAGATTAGTTGAAACAAATAATATATCTGATCTTAACCGAGATAAAATCGTTGAAATGATGGTTGGAAGAAAAATAGAAAATTTTTATATAAAAAAAGAACACGAAATTGGTAAAACGATCATGAAAGTTGAAAATCTTAGTGGCGAAGGATTCAAAAATGTTTCATTTGAGGTTAATGAGGGAGAAGTTTTAGGCTTCTCCGGCTTGATAGGTGCAGGGAGATCAGAAATCATGGAAACTATAATCGGTTTAAGAAAAAAGAAATCAGGAAAAATCTATGTTGATAACAAAGAAGTGACAATAAATAATCCACTTGATGCTATTAAGTTGGGTATAGGTATGGTACCAGAAGATAGGAAAAGAAAAGGATTGATTTTGATTCATTCTGTCAAAGATAACATATCTCTTCCTAGTTTAGATAAATTAAAGAGATTTCGAATATTCGTGAATGAAAAAGCGGAAAAAGATTTGAGTAAATGGGCAATAGATTCCTTTAACATAAAAACTCCTTCTCCTACAAGAAGAGTAAAATACTTATCGGGGGGAAATCAACAGAAAGTTGTAGTAGCAAAATGGATAGCTTTAAGACCCAAAATCTTAATACTAGATGAACCAACTCGAGGGATAGATGTGGGAGCTAAAGCGGAAATATATGAATTGATATCTGAACTAGCACTACAAGGAATGGCTATTATCATGATATCTTCAGAATTACCAGAGGTTTTACAAATAAGCGATAGAATAGCTGTTATGGCTTATGGACATCTTACGGGGGTCCTTAACGCCAAAGAAGCTTCACAAGAAAAAGTTATGAAGTTGGCTACTCAAAAAGAAAAAGTATACGCATAATGGGAGCTGAAAGAAATGAAAATTAGTACAAGAATAATATCTGGCTACATTATCGTTATTGCTGCTTTAATCTTAATATTAGGTGTTGTAAAAATTACCATTTCCAACTTAGAAAAACAAGGTAATGAAACCGTTATTTCGGCTGAGAATATGATCTCCAATCTGGAATCTTTCCAAGATTTTTTTCAAGGTTTTTATAATACTACCCAAGCAAATATAGCACTCATATCATCAGGATATTTATCTGACATAAATCAAATTAAAAGTGCTCAAGAAGACTTTAACACTTTTCTAAGTGAAGGGAAAAAACTTCTTCTCCAGGAAGAAGACTTTTCTCAAGATTTTTTAGTAAAAAGTTCTTCTTTATTCCAAAATATTGAAGACTTGAATCAACAAGCTTCTTCTAAAATTACAATCCTAATTCAAAAAAACCAAGAAATTAGCGATCTTAGTAAGAAACTTTCTAGCAATGAAGCAAATATCCAACAAATTGAAAATCAAATGAATGACTTGCTAACTTACAATGAAAGCAAATTAGAGGATGAAATTAATAAGATAAAATCCCTTCAGGAAAAAATTCCCAATTGGGACGACTTCGAAGGTAATGAAAAAATTAAACAAGAGACAGAAAGCTCTTTAAATTTAGATGGTATAGGTATCTGGGGTTTGGAAAAATTTTGGAATAAGGATCTATTACCTCACTTTTCACAGGCTGAAGAAAACATTAACTTATTAAAATTAACGGCAAGAGAGATCCTCATACAAAATACAATATCCCAAGAGCTCACACTCTCCCTAAATAACGCTGTTGAAGAAATAAAGAAAATTATAAACTACATACTTGACGGTGGCTATTTCGTAATAATGAATCCTATTGAGGCTGTTGTTATTGATAAAACTGTTGATGCATACCAAAAAAACGTTAATAAA is from Petrotoga mexicana DSM 14811 and encodes:
- a CDS encoding ABC transporter ATP-binding protein, whose amino-acid sequence is MVEVTNDVSLKVENLNSQVGEFRLKNISFELPVGEVLSILGPSGSGKTVLLRTLAGLNKTESGAIIFGDERIEKYSPRDRKVGFVFQNYAIFPHLDTKLNLGFPLYIGGKKKKEVYKIAIKAAEELDGLPNYLELKPDELPEGMKQLIAFGREKLHDCRLLLLDEPLSQLDRKLHVEMRALLKRFIKELGKTTIAVFSDPEDALSVSDYLAILDDGELLQFGETFDVYQNPSNLKVMELTSRLGLNTIDVEIKGGNVLNKLKVDKEDGSYKLCFRPEEIAIKDEGLEVQTVESHIYDSSHNLVECDFHGKPIRLLVHKNVPEKFNFIPTNPKYY
- a CDS encoding Rpn family recombination-promoting nuclease/putative transposase; the protein is MSELNNPHDAFFKKHFGNKKIAQNFLENYLPSEITKVLDLNYLTKEDKSYVDEDLKESHSDMLYKTRINGKDGYIYILFEHKSYNDPRVLLQLLKYILRIWEEKYNTKTNKLPIIIPLVIYNGENKWNIKTKLINLIEGIEELPEIMKQYIPTYQYEIYDFSPEEKLGIVGLANLKAILQTTRVARVKTGEKFDEELRRAFEFLIGIKDKKTFNELFESCMLYLMYTRDDINIEKVKEVAKKVMDERGELIMTIAEKLKNEGKLEGERN
- the era gene encoding GTPase Era, which gives rise to MENNGFKSGFVALAGKPNVGKSTLINALMGQKVVIVSDKPQTTRNRVNCILTEDHYQIVFVDTPGIHKPIRKIGEYMVNIAINALKGVDLILFIIDAKDGLRNSDLRVAEIVDKSKIPTILLVNKVDLVKDKEKINLMTEKIKSLCSNIVTTIEISALTGKNLSELKQSIIDLLPEGPQYYPEDMITDKPSRFIISELIREKIFHLTKEEIPHSSGVVIEELKERENGVLYVRAEIYVEKKSQKPIIIGKNGSMIKKIGQLARQDIEELFERKVYLDLYVKVRDKWRDDKNILNNIMEYKVEEIKD
- a CDS encoding ANTAR domain-containing response regulator; its protein translation is MKDLKILIAEDEYLILMGLKSNLENLGCKVVGEATNGKELVKLALEKKPELIIADINLPVMDGLEALRRISQKVFIPTLIVSGYDDEELIDKAKNLGVLGYLIKPIDESDLKAAIEIALSRFEDIKNLKNELEVTKETLESRKLIEKAKGIIMERLQLNEEESMKFLQKKSRNSNKKLVDVAKEIIEADKAFRID
- a CDS encoding ATP-binding cassette domain-containing protein translates to MSNLFEIQNFRVKDQDTELLKNFSLEVQKGEVITIVGQEGSGKNAIINGLIGKLPAEGKLFHMRQLVPFNLYDLKKNKIEIINQKPRLLENLSVSENLFLDTSYKKKLSIFYFKRKTQKVVEEILKKYNLNLSPYMKVGDLTLEEKKNLAFVRAFSVNPDVVILYEPAENISLSSLMNLHNMIRTHKKEGKSVIYITKQWEDALRIADKIAILNEGEIAEILDSQEVKNNPKKLINKIMGINSDDNNVNPEESQLIESVFEAAEYLTSEYELDDLMNLLAKNAAKAMKAEACGISLMDEDTNAIIDKAFYKRNKNVEVEPNESEILNLIGDEKVYYFSKRDKGFEKFFKINKDICSFICVPLYIRSRLSGIIHIYYKEVYLYSEEEIKYLETIAHQAALAIHDTRLVGSSVLLQESHHRIKNNLQSIISLMSLYKMSNKKDSRKDVVEMLDDLMSKIKSIAAVHDLLSKDKLGRSIINLKEMIIKIVKFMSSTREEIRFNFELDDIFVSYSKASAIALVVNELITNSLKYAFVGKENGEITIISKFENETIKLEISDNGVGLPQSFDIQKNQGLGLSIVYSIITKQLNGEIYVESANGAKVRIEIPVKQISTNSSVEEMEKI
- a CDS encoding sugar-binding protein encodes the protein MKRFLVVLVLLVSLFAFSETFLLSPKSMNNPYWFAVENGMKDAAEALGVEAIFDAPIEADAAEQAQKIQTYIIRGVDGIGISPNNPEAIKFVIQQALNRDIPVVTFDSDSPDSGRYVYLGTNNYNAGYAAGELMGQLIDQYKPDKTTLNFAILTGGLAAVNLNERIAGFKDAMEEYSQKTGKEIVYVADPFPCNDDTAVAVQVLTDVTRRYPNLDGWFTSGGWHLFAPVDTVIKALGGVEKAESLLTIGFDTLPPELELVKAGAWKGLVGQRPYDMGYLSLAVLYNMSKLGVDKTLQLLPKVTNEDGSVDYIIDTGVDIVTSENVDEFFEFATEVYTKR
- a CDS encoding ABC transporter permease, whose protein sequence is MLFLGITAPGFLSVDNLFSIILNVTFIGVMACGMTMVIITGGIDLSVGSILGLSGVVMGLLMHDLGLNPVLSILVGLLVGMAAGLTNGLLITKVKIPPFISTLGMLSIARGLAYVLSEGWPISPFPKSFTSQGQGMVGPVPVPVLYFAGVAIIAYIFLRYTIVGRRIYATGGNLEASKLVGIKTDRILIMVYVINGLLAAFAGFLMTAWLGVAQANAGQSYELDVIAATVIGGTSLQGGEGTILGTVIGAIIMGVLRNGLILLGVSSFWQQVAIGAVIIIAVAFDQLRGGKEG
- a CDS encoding sugar ABC transporter ATP-binding protein, with the protein product MNPVLKVVDISKEFPGVKALDQVSIDFYPGEVHAIVGENGAGKSTLMKIIAGVYKQNAGKIIFKGKERYWKHPSEAIEEGIVTIFQELSVMDNLSVSENLFLGSEPKRGPFLNYGKLYKSAKEFLKEFDLNINPNDKLKKFTIGVQQMIEIARATYKESKVIIMDEPTSSLTQNEVAKLFEVIRNLKQKGVSIIFVSHRLEEIFEIADKVSVLRDGRLVETNNISDLNRDKIVEMMVGRKIENFYIKKEHEIGKTIMKVENLSGEGFKNVSFEVNEGEVLGFSGLIGAGRSEIMETIIGLRKKKSGKIYVDNKEVTINNPLDAIKLGIGMVPEDRKRKGLILIHSVKDNISLPSLDKLKRFRIFVNEKAEKDLSKWAIDSFNIKTPSPTRRVKYLSGGNQQKVVVAKWIALRPKILILDEPTRGIDVGAKAEIYELISELALQGMAIIMISSELPEVLQISDRIAVMAYGHLTGVLNAKEASQEKVMKLATQKEKVYA